One genomic segment of Bradyrhizobium prioriisuperbiae includes these proteins:
- a CDS encoding cytochrome P450 — protein MVPTVSIPTPSGDSTAAQVPIPSLDVDPFSMEFFANPHPVHEVLREAGPVVRLDKWNVFAVARYAEVHAVLNDPQTFCSRRGVGLSDFAKETPWRPPSLILEADPPAHTRTRAVLNRVLSPAVIKQIRDRFTAAAEAKADELVAKGSFDAITDLAEAYPLSVFPDALGLKPEGREHLIPYASLVFNAFGPPNELRRNAIERSAPHKAYVEAQCQRENLAPGGFGACIHARVDEGDITAAEAPLLVRSLLSAGLDTTVNGLGAAIYCLARFPEQWERLRNDPSLARNAFEEAVRLESPVQTFFRTTTREVDISGFRLDEGEKVLMFLAAANRDPRRWDNPDNYDVTRRTSGHVGFGSGIHMCVGQLVARLEGEVMLTALTRRVRTIAITGPVKRLFNNTLRGLESLPVTLTPA, from the coding sequence ATGGTCCCAACGGTTTCAATCCCAACACCGTCCGGCGACAGCACCGCCGCACAGGTTCCGATTCCAAGTCTCGATGTCGATCCATTCTCGATGGAATTTTTCGCGAACCCGCATCCGGTCCATGAGGTGCTTCGCGAGGCCGGTCCGGTGGTGCGGCTCGACAAATGGAACGTGTTTGCGGTGGCCCGCTATGCGGAAGTCCATGCGGTGCTGAACGATCCGCAGACGTTCTGTTCGAGACGCGGCGTGGGCCTCAGCGATTTCGCCAAGGAGACGCCGTGGCGGCCGCCGAGCCTGATCCTGGAGGCCGATCCACCGGCGCATACCCGCACTCGCGCGGTGCTCAACCGCGTGCTCTCGCCGGCAGTGATCAAACAGATTCGCGATCGCTTCACGGCGGCTGCCGAAGCCAAAGCCGACGAACTGGTGGCCAAAGGCAGTTTCGATGCGATCACGGACCTGGCCGAAGCCTATCCGCTATCGGTGTTTCCCGATGCGCTCGGTCTCAAGCCAGAGGGACGCGAGCACCTGATTCCTTATGCCAGCCTGGTGTTCAACGCGTTCGGCCCGCCGAACGAACTGCGTCGGAATGCGATCGAGCGCTCGGCACCCCACAAGGCCTATGTCGAGGCGCAATGCCAGCGCGAAAATCTCGCGCCCGGCGGCTTCGGCGCCTGCATCCATGCGCGCGTCGACGAAGGTGACATCACCGCGGCCGAGGCGCCACTGCTGGTGCGCTCGCTGCTGAGTGCCGGTCTCGACACCACCGTCAATGGCCTGGGCGCCGCGATCTATTGCCTGGCGCGGTTTCCCGAGCAATGGGAGCGGCTGCGCAACGATCCGTCGCTGGCGCGCAACGCATTCGAGGAGGCTGTCCGATTGGAAAGCCCGGTGCAGACCTTTTTCAGAACCACGACCCGGGAGGTCGACATCAGCGGCTTTCGTCTCGATGAAGGCGAAAAAGTGCTGATGTTCCTCGCCGCCGCCAACCGCGATCCGCGGCGCTGGGACAATCCGGACAACTATGACGTGACGCGCCGGACCAGCGGCCATGTCGGCTTCGGCTCCGGCATCCACATGTGCGTGGGACAACTGGTGGCCCGCCTGGAAGGCGAAGTGATGCTGACGGCGCTGACGCGCAGGGTCCGCACCATCGCGATCACCGGCCCGGTGAAACGCCTCTTCAACAACACGCTGCGGGGGCTCGAGAGCCTCCCCGTCACTCTCACACCAGCCTGA
- a CDS encoding MarR family winged helix-turn-helix transcriptional regulator produces the protein MSKSRVANVSRPATVQKATKGGQLLDLERYVPALITFIANKLSRSATTYYQSHFGVSVTEWRILSLLALEPGIPAARICHVIGFDKGPVSRTLAVMQKRDLVAIKTDPLDGRSHSISLTAKGRAAHDNVIVVALERERRLLGCLRKDEQETLIKLLLRIHGNLGAVTDHDGSEAGDD, from the coding sequence ATGAGCAAGAGCAGAGTGGCGAACGTGTCTCGGCCGGCGACGGTGCAGAAGGCCACCAAGGGCGGCCAGTTGCTTGACCTCGAGCGTTATGTTCCAGCGCTTATCACTTTCATTGCCAACAAGCTGTCCCGCAGCGCGACGACCTACTATCAGTCCCATTTCGGCGTCAGCGTCACCGAATGGCGGATCCTGTCGCTGCTGGCGCTGGAGCCGGGAATCCCGGCGGCGCGCATCTGCCATGTGATCGGCTTCGACAAGGGACCAGTGAGCCGCACGCTGGCGGTGATGCAGAAGCGCGATCTGGTCGCGATCAAGACCGATCCGCTGGACGGCCGCAGCCATTCGATTTCGCTCACCGCCAAGGGGCGTGCGGCGCACGACAACGTCATTGTCGTTGCGCTGGAACGCGAGCGCCGGCTGCTCGGCTGCCTGCGCAAGGACGAGCAGGAGACGCTGATCAAGCTGCTGCTGCGGATTCATGGCAATCTCGGCGCCGTGACCGATCATGACGGTTCTGAGGCCGGCGATGATTGA
- a CDS encoding ABC transporter substrate-binding protein codes for MKVLNSCLVLAMSCIACGSARADISDTVVRVGVLNDISGIFQDTNGMGSVEAARMAAEDFNGGGKNIKVEIVYADHQNKADVGTAIVRKWIDVDKVDAVVDVPNSAVGLGVNALLRGTPVTFLASSTATSDLTGKDCSPNTIQWVNDAWSTGNATAAAMMQRGGKDWYFLTVNYALGQGIEAEATNYIQKHGGKVLGASRHPLGTSDFASLLLQAQGSKAKVVGLANAGADTINAVKQAGEFGLKDAGQSLVAFLLFINDVHGMGLKAAQGLLLTEAFYWDMNDDTRAFAKRFAARPGMGGKMPSGNQAGVYASTLAYLNAVAATGSDNAKDVVPQMKTLKGKDKLFGDLAIRQDGRVIHPVHLFEVKKPEDSKYAYDYYKLVTTIPAEQAFRPLAEGGCPMIK; via the coding sequence ATGAAAGTCTTGAACAGTTGCCTTGTGCTCGCAATGTCGTGCATCGCATGCGGGTCGGCTCGCGCCGACATCTCGGACACCGTCGTCCGGGTCGGCGTCCTCAACGATATTTCCGGCATCTTCCAGGATACCAATGGCATGGGATCGGTGGAAGCCGCGCGCATGGCGGCGGAGGATTTCAACGGCGGTGGCAAAAACATCAAGGTCGAGATCGTCTATGCCGATCACCAGAACAAGGCCGATGTCGGCACCGCCATCGTGCGCAAATGGATCGATGTCGACAAGGTCGATGCAGTGGTCGACGTGCCGAACTCGGCGGTCGGGCTCGGCGTCAATGCGCTGCTGCGCGGCACCCCGGTGACGTTCCTGGCCTCCTCCACCGCAACCTCGGACCTGACCGGCAAGGATTGCTCGCCCAACACCATTCAGTGGGTCAATGATGCCTGGTCCACCGGCAACGCCACCGCCGCGGCCATGATGCAGCGCGGCGGCAAGGACTGGTATTTTCTCACGGTGAACTACGCCCTCGGCCAGGGCATCGAAGCCGAGGCCACCAACTACATCCAGAAGCACGGCGGCAAGGTGCTGGGCGCGAGCCGCCATCCGCTCGGCACGTCGGATTTCGCCTCGCTGCTGCTGCAGGCGCAGGGGTCGAAGGCCAAAGTGGTTGGCCTAGCCAATGCCGGCGCCGACACCATCAACGCGGTCAAGCAGGCCGGTGAATTCGGCCTGAAGGATGCGGGACAGTCGCTGGTCGCGTTCCTGCTGTTCATCAATGACGTGCACGGCATGGGGCTGAAAGCCGCCCAGGGCCTGCTGCTGACCGAGGCCTTCTACTGGGACATGAATGATGACACCCGCGCCTTCGCCAAACGCTTCGCTGCACGCCCCGGCATGGGCGGCAAGATGCCGAGCGGCAACCAGGCCGGCGTTTATGCGTCGACCCTCGCTTATCTGAATGCAGTCGCGGCCACCGGCAGCGACAACGCCAAGGACGTCGTGCCGCAAATGAAGACGTTGAAGGGCAAGGACAAGCTGTTCGGCGATCTCGCCATCCGCCAGGACGGCCGCGTGATCCACCCGGTGCACCTGTTCGAGGTCAAGAAGCCGGAGGACTCGAAATACGCTTACGACTACTACAAGCTGGTCACGACCATCCCTGCGGAGCAGGCGTTCCGCCCGCTTGCCGAGGGCGGCTGCCCCATGATCAAGTAA
- a CDS encoding permease, with amino-acid sequence MTSTASLAWVARHEIRLARRDFIAMLTGGRRGRARNVVIGLIAFAAFMHLPAYAVVGRFAGVMAEPDKATLIVIMASILLAWALMLSQAMESVTRVFYARADLDLIMSSPIALTDVFSIRMAAIALTITVMALLLSLPFVDVLVISGGWRWLAAFGVVAAIGLSAAAVGISLTIALFRTIGPKRTRLVAQILAAVIGAGFVIGLQVAAVLSSGTLSRFAVLTSDAALAFAPGADSLVWWPVRALLGDGTALLALLAGSLVLLGLTIAVFSPRFGDDVITASTAATSATRQGHAIRRFPKVSQKQALRRKEFVLLRRDPWLVSQTLMQLLYLLPPALMLWRSFADSSTAIVLVTPVIVMAAGQLSGGLAWLTISGEDAADLVATAPLSRSQVIRAKIEVVLLAVCAVCAPLVLPLLFVAPLQAIVTALSVMIAAMSATAIQLWFRVQARRSQFRRRQTSSRLATFAEAFASIGWAATAGLALALPVLAAITALMTMALLAIIWKVSPRQDAFQA; translated from the coding sequence ATGACGTCGACAGCGAGTTTGGCCTGGGTTGCGCGCCACGAAATCCGGCTGGCGCGGCGCGATTTCATCGCGATGCTGACCGGTGGCCGCCGCGGCCGTGCCCGCAACGTTGTGATCGGATTGATCGCCTTCGCGGCCTTCATGCATCTGCCGGCCTATGCCGTGGTCGGGCGCTTTGCCGGTGTCATGGCAGAGCCGGACAAAGCGACGCTGATCGTCATCATGGCCAGCATCCTGTTGGCCTGGGCGCTGATGTTGTCGCAGGCGATGGAATCGGTGACGCGGGTGTTCTATGCGCGGGCCGACCTCGATCTGATCATGTCGTCGCCCATCGCACTCACCGACGTGTTCTCGATCCGGATGGCGGCCATCGCGCTGACCATCACCGTGATGGCGTTGCTGCTTTCGCTGCCTTTCGTCGATGTCCTCGTGATCAGTGGCGGCTGGCGATGGCTGGCGGCATTCGGCGTGGTGGCGGCTATCGGGTTGTCGGCGGCCGCGGTGGGGATTTCGCTCACCATCGCGCTGTTTCGGACCATCGGGCCCAAACGAACGCGGCTGGTGGCGCAGATCCTGGCCGCCGTGATCGGCGCGGGCTTCGTCATCGGCCTGCAGGTTGCGGCGGTCCTGTCCAGCGGCACCCTGTCGCGATTTGCGGTGCTGACGTCGGACGCAGCACTCGCGTTTGCTCCAGGCGCCGACAGTCTCGTCTGGTGGCCGGTGAGGGCGCTGCTCGGAGACGGCACAGCCTTGCTGGCGCTCCTCGCCGGCAGTCTCGTGTTGCTTGGTTTGACCATCGCGGTGTTTTCGCCGCGCTTTGGCGACGATGTCATCACGGCGTCGACCGCGGCCACATCGGCAACGCGGCAAGGTCATGCTATCAGGCGCTTCCCCAAGGTGTCGCAAAAACAGGCGCTGCGCCGCAAAGAGTTCGTGCTGCTTCGCCGCGACCCGTGGCTGGTGTCGCAGACCCTGATGCAGTTGCTTTATCTGCTGCCGCCGGCGCTGATGCTGTGGCGAAGCTTTGCCGACAGCTCCACCGCCATCGTGCTGGTGACTCCGGTGATCGTGATGGCGGCCGGGCAGTTGTCGGGCGGCCTCGCCTGGCTGACGATCTCAGGCGAGGACGCGGCCGATCTCGTCGCCACGGCGCCATTGTCTCGTAGCCAGGTGATCCGTGCCAAAATCGAGGTAGTCCTGCTCGCCGTCTGTGCTGTCTGCGCTCCCCTGGTCCTTCCATTACTGTTCGTTGCGCCGCTGCAGGCGATCGTCACCGCTCTCAGTGTGATGATTGCGGCGATGTCGGCGACCGCAATCCAGCTCTGGTTCCGCGTCCAGGCGCGGCGCAGCCAGTTCCGTCGCCGCCAGACGTCGTCGCGTCTGGCGACATTCGCGGAAGCTTTTGCGTCGATTGGATGGGCCGCGACCGCGGGCCTCGCATTGGCCCTGCCGGTGCTGGCGGCGATCACCGCGCTCATGACAATGGCCTTGCTGGCGATCATCTGGAAAGTCAGCCCGCGGCAGGATGCGTTTCAGGCTTGA
- a CDS encoding LVIVD repeat-containing protein — MKFKLATLICVSAIAGSLSAAIAQQQKIGAPPEASNMRLVGANDLQARSGYQPTIHHQGNRWIAYIGHHGGSDEIPTPVNPQTGKAEPNGTSIVDVTDPAHPKYLRHIPGQEGKYEGGGGQMVRVCDGKSLPKGDPSAVYMLRTFGSEAHEIWNVADPANPVLITRIGGLKDTHKSWWECDTGIAFLVSGAPDWRVRRMTQIYDLSDPAHPVKIRDFGLPGQEPGATGAVPTELHGPISTGPKGNRVYFGYGTNKGGMLQIVDRDKLLNGPKEPTPENLRYPEISRFMMSSWNGAHTTFPMLQMPVAEFAKDKEGSKRDIVMLVDEAILNECNEPRQMVWFADVSVETHPMIVSSYTVPEASGSFCERGGRFGSHSSNESMDPIYYKKMAFISFFNAGVRALDIRDPYHPKEVGYFIPSITAATDKRCVKVDGKDRCRVAIQTNNVETDDRGYIYIVDRANTGLHILELTGSARAVAGLSGATSGAASKSK; from the coding sequence ATGAAATTCAAGCTTGCGACCTTGATCTGCGTTTCAGCGATCGCCGGCAGTCTCAGTGCCGCGATCGCGCAACAACAAAAAATCGGCGCACCGCCGGAAGCCTCCAACATGCGGCTGGTGGGAGCTAACGATCTGCAGGCCCGCAGCGGCTATCAGCCGACCATTCATCATCAGGGCAATCGCTGGATTGCCTATATCGGCCACCACGGCGGCTCCGACGAGATCCCCACTCCGGTCAATCCACAGACCGGCAAGGCGGAGCCGAACGGCACCTCGATCGTCGATGTCACCGACCCCGCACATCCAAAATATCTGCGTCATATTCCGGGGCAGGAGGGCAAGTACGAGGGCGGTGGCGGCCAGATGGTCCGCGTCTGCGACGGCAAAAGCCTGCCCAAGGGCGATCCGTCTGCGGTCTACATGCTGCGCACTTTCGGCAGCGAGGCACATGAAATCTGGAACGTGGCCGACCCGGCCAATCCGGTGCTGATCACCCGGATCGGCGGCCTCAAGGACACCCACAAGAGCTGGTGGGAATGCGACACCGGCATTGCGTTTCTGGTATCCGGCGCGCCGGACTGGCGCGTCCGCCGCATGACGCAGATCTATGACCTCAGCGATCCCGCTCACCCGGTGAAGATCCGCGACTTCGGCCTGCCCGGGCAGGAGCCGGGCGCGACCGGTGCTGTGCCGACCGAACTGCACGGGCCGATCTCGACGGGACCGAAAGGCAATCGTGTTTATTTCGGCTACGGCACCAACAAGGGCGGCATGCTGCAGATTGTCGACCGCGACAAGCTCCTGAACGGGCCAAAGGAGCCGACGCCTGAGAACCTGCGTTATCCGGAGATCTCGCGCTTCATGATGTCGTCGTGGAATGGTGCGCACACCACGTTCCCGATGCTGCAGATGCCGGTGGCCGAGTTCGCCAAGGACAAGGAAGGCAGCAAACGCGACATCGTCATGCTGGTGGATGAGGCGATCCTGAACGAGTGCAACGAGCCGCGCCAGATGGTGTGGTTCGCCGACGTGTCGGTCGAGACCCATCCGATGATCGTCTCCAGCTACACCGTGCCGGAGGCGAGCGGCTCGTTCTGCGAGCGCGGCGGCCGGTTCGGATCGCATTCCTCCAACGAGAGCATGGATCCGATCTACTACAAGAAGATGGCCTTCATCTCCTTCTTCAATGCCGGGGTCCGTGCCCTCGACATCCGCGATCCCTATCATCCCAAGGAGGTCGGCTACTTCATCCCGTCGATCACCGCGGCTACCGACAAGCGCTGCGTCAAGGTCGACGGTAAGGATCGTTGCAGGGTCGCGATTCAGACCAACAATGTGGAAACCGACGATCGCGGCTACATCTATATCGTCGACCGCGCCAACACCGGGCTACACATTCTGGAACTGACCGGAAGTGCCCGGGCGGTGGCGGGATTGTCCGGGGCGACATCGGGGGCCGCGTCCAAATCCAAATAG
- a CDS encoding NAD(P)/FAD-dependent oxidoreductase — MPETSAMADLQDVVVVGAGQAGFQAAASLRDNGFAGRISLIGDEPGLPYQRPPLSKAYLTGATDRVALNLRPESFFTQAAIDLRTGQRVMFIDRARKCIRLSNETTLPYDHLVLATGARNRTLDLPGADLDGVLQLRSAGDADALRNRLPDIKRIAIIGAGFIGLELAALASSMGIAVTILEASTRPMSRALSETMSRFFLEAHQATGVRFVFDAVVTRIRDHQGRAIAVDTADGQTHPADLVLVGVGVVPNVELAADAGLAVANGIVVDAHLATADPSISAIGDCAAYPQPFAGGERRRIESVQNAVDHARCLAARLTGKPQPYRAVPWFWSDQGPFKLQIAGLPAPHDHHVVRGDPSSSAFSVFCFRDGRLAGVESVNKAADHMIARRLLSSGAALSPDEAANQTFDLKARATGSLAA; from the coding sequence ATGCCCGAGACCTCCGCCATGGCGGATCTCCAGGACGTTGTAGTGGTCGGTGCCGGCCAGGCCGGGTTCCAGGCCGCAGCCTCGCTGCGCGACAACGGTTTTGCCGGCCGTATCAGCCTGATCGGCGACGAGCCGGGATTGCCCTATCAGCGTCCGCCACTGTCGAAGGCCTATCTCACCGGCGCTACCGATCGCGTGGCGCTCAATCTGCGCCCCGAAAGCTTCTTCACGCAAGCCGCGATCGATCTTCGCACCGGGCAGCGTGTCATGTTTATCGATCGCGCGCGCAAGTGCATCCGGCTCAGCAATGAGACCACCCTGCCCTATGATCACCTCGTGCTGGCCACCGGCGCGCGCAACCGCACGCTGGATCTGCCCGGGGCAGATCTCGACGGGGTGCTGCAGCTGCGGTCTGCCGGCGATGCCGACGCTTTGCGCAACCGCCTGCCGGATATCAAGCGCATTGCCATCATCGGCGCCGGGTTCATCGGCCTGGAGTTGGCGGCGCTGGCGAGCTCCATGGGGATTGCGGTCACCATCCTGGAAGCGTCGACGCGGCCGATGTCGCGCGCGCTCTCGGAGACCATGTCGCGTTTCTTCCTGGAGGCGCATCAGGCAACCGGCGTTCGTTTTGTGTTTGACGCGGTCGTCACCCGTATCAGAGATCATCAGGGGCGAGCGATCGCGGTCGACACCGCCGACGGCCAGACTCATCCAGCCGACCTTGTGCTGGTTGGTGTCGGCGTCGTGCCCAACGTCGAACTCGCTGCAGATGCCGGACTGGCTGTCGCAAACGGCATCGTGGTCGACGCGCATCTGGCCACAGCAGATCCGTCGATTTCAGCGATCGGCGATTGCGCCGCCTATCCGCAACCGTTCGCCGGCGGCGAGCGCAGACGGATCGAGTCGGTGCAGAATGCGGTGGATCACGCCCGCTGTTTGGCCGCGCGCCTGACCGGAAAGCCGCAGCCCTATCGTGCGGTGCCGTGGTTCTGGAGCGACCAGGGTCCGTTCAAGCTGCAGATCGCCGGGCTTCCGGCGCCGCATGATCATCATGTCGTGCGCGGCGATCCCTCATCCAGCGCTTTTTCCGTGTTCTGCTTTCGCGATGGACGACTGGCGGGCGTGGAATCGGTCAACAAGGCGGCCGATCACATGATCGCACGCCGGCTGTTGAGTTCGGGCGCCGCGCTCAGCCCTGACGAAGCAGCCAATCAAACATTCGACTTGAAGGCGCGGGCCACTGGATCCCTGGCCGCATGA
- a CDS encoding tannase/feruloyl esterase family alpha/beta hydrolase has protein sequence MKRLFLASTILIGWVYLGSPATASPLPVSGVAPRSSCTGLANLTLPNTQILNATQKPGYCNVIGIINKRISTQDPNHFTYGIGFALNLPNTWHGRFEMMGGGGTDGSLQSDPQGAAGVELGQGWAVAANDGGHEDSAQNMVGGHQDDDPNAGGTAHFAIDAQARRDYGYNGIEKTATISKQIISSYYGLDTVYSYIMGCSNGGRDAMVASQRFPWLFDGVISQNPGFNLPQAGLAEAWNEQVLGKLATKTDVNGQPFIPDTFPSQDLQVASAAILGACDALDGLVDGIIDNYHTCTAKKVFPALASYTCGTGTHGSTPHGGTCLTSAQVSTLKKIYAGPTDSRGRRLYSNWFWDAGIWTPPTASGAGWAAWNVVTAPVPGVNTAINLTLGAGALPMIFQTPPAVTPVNGPTGQEAFVFHFNFDTDAPKIFARTRDYPESAMDFMAAVSANLHPFRARGGKLIISSSVNDGIFSGAAIARWYRKMNQHMGGRAGDFARLFMVPNMAHCGGGAATTSFAENELKAITNWVEKDIAPERIVAANTNTASPYPVGGLFDPRIAMNFPTGGTRPLCAYPKISTYKGKGMTNDAANFACVDPQFRSGGDHDFDDDDDGRGEGGR, from the coding sequence ATGAAGCGGCTATTCCTCGCGTCAACGATCCTGATTGGCTGGGTGTATCTCGGCTCACCGGCAACGGCGAGTCCACTTCCGGTGAGCGGCGTGGCCCCGCGTTCGTCCTGTACGGGCTTGGCCAACCTCACGTTGCCGAACACGCAAATCCTGAACGCGACGCAGAAGCCGGGCTATTGCAATGTGATCGGCATCATCAACAAGCGTATCAGCACGCAGGATCCCAATCATTTCACCTACGGGATCGGTTTCGCCCTCAACCTGCCCAACACCTGGCATGGCCGTTTCGAGATGATGGGCGGAGGCGGCACCGACGGCAGCCTGCAGAGCGACCCGCAGGGTGCCGCCGGCGTCGAGCTCGGACAGGGCTGGGCGGTCGCTGCAAATGACGGTGGCCACGAAGACAGCGCCCAGAACATGGTCGGCGGACATCAGGACGATGACCCCAACGCCGGAGGCACGGCCCATTTCGCGATCGACGCCCAGGCGCGCAGGGACTACGGCTACAACGGCATCGAAAAGACCGCGACGATCTCGAAACAGATCATCTCCTCCTACTACGGCCTGGACACTGTCTATTCCTATATCATGGGATGTTCGAATGGTGGCCGTGACGCGATGGTCGCGTCGCAGAGATTTCCTTGGCTGTTCGACGGGGTGATTTCTCAGAACCCCGGCTTCAACCTGCCGCAGGCGGGATTGGCGGAGGCCTGGAACGAGCAAGTGCTCGGCAAGCTCGCAACCAAAACGGACGTCAATGGGCAGCCGTTCATTCCCGATACGTTTCCGTCGCAGGACCTTCAGGTGGCCTCCGCGGCAATCCTGGGCGCCTGCGACGCGCTTGACGGACTGGTCGACGGAATCATTGACAACTATCACACCTGCACGGCCAAGAAGGTGTTTCCGGCGCTCGCCAGCTATACCTGCGGCACCGGCACCCACGGCAGCACGCCGCATGGCGGGACCTGTCTGACCAGCGCGCAGGTGAGTACACTGAAGAAGATCTATGCCGGCCCGACCGACTCAAGGGGCAGGCGGCTGTATTCGAACTGGTTCTGGGATGCCGGCATCTGGACACCCCCCACCGCGAGCGGCGCGGGCTGGGCGGCCTGGAACGTCGTCACTGCGCCGGTGCCCGGGGTCAACACAGCGATCAATCTGACGTTGGGTGCGGGCGCGCTGCCGATGATCTTCCAGACTCCTCCCGCCGTCACGCCGGTGAATGGCCCGACCGGCCAGGAGGCCTTCGTGTTCCACTTCAACTTCGACACCGACGCGCCGAAGATCTTCGCCAGGACGCGGGACTACCCAGAAAGCGCGATGGACTTCATGGCTGCGGTGTCAGCCAACCTGCATCCGTTCAGGGCGCGTGGTGGCAAGTTGATCATTTCCTCGTCGGTCAATGACGGCATCTTCTCGGGCGCCGCGATCGCCCGCTGGTACCGAAAAATGAATCAGCACATGGGCGGCCGTGCAGGTGATTTTGCACGGCTGTTCATGGTGCCAAACATGGCGCATTGCGGTGGCGGCGCTGCCACCACCAGCTTCGCCGAAAATGAACTCAAGGCGATCACGAACTGGGTGGAAAAAGACATCGCGCCGGAACGTATCGTGGCGGCCAACACCAATACCGCCTCGCCCTATCCGGTCGGCGGACTCTTCGATCCGCGGATTGCGATGAACTTCCCGACGGGAGGCACCCGGCCGCTCTGTGCCTATCCGAAAATTTCGACCTACAAGGGCAAGGGCATGACCAACGACGCGGCCAATTTTGCATGTGTCGATCCGCAGTTCAGGTCGGGCGGTGATCACGATTTCGACGATGATGATGATGGCCGTGGCGAAGGCGGCCGCTGA
- a CDS encoding MarR family winged helix-turn-helix transcriptional regulator — MGDLSLLLGYRIRRAQLWVFKEVRRQLADFDISPAQFSVLCVIDANPGINQLAIAHLLSIERAGLGRLVDHLQGRGLVRRTASSINRRYYLLYLTDTGLALLHRLRPAVASSDKALAAKIGPRAYRELQRALSIFLQES, encoded by the coding sequence TTGGGTGACCTGTCGCTGTTGCTCGGCTATCGCATCCGCCGGGCGCAGCTTTGGGTGTTCAAAGAGGTGCGCCGGCAACTGGCTGACTTTGACATCAGCCCGGCCCAGTTCTCCGTTTTGTGCGTGATTGACGCCAATCCCGGCATCAACCAACTCGCGATCGCACATCTGCTGTCCATTGAACGGGCCGGCTTGGGAAGGCTGGTGGATCATTTGCAGGGCCGAGGCCTGGTGCGGCGCACCGCCTCCTCGATCAATCGGCGCTACTACCTGCTGTACCTGACAGACACTGGCCTCGCGTTGTTGCACCGACTGAGGCCGGCGGTCGCCAGCAGCGACAAGGCCCTTGCCGCGAAAATTGGACCACGCGCCTACCGCGAACTGCAGCGGGCCCTGTCGATCTTTCTGCAGGAATCCTAA
- a CDS encoding ABC transporter ATP-binding protein, which translates to MDQFQSALAVRGLTKRFDRPAVDALDLNVRVGEFYALLGPNGAGKTTTLRMVAGLLRPDAGSISVWGIDALGDPVGAKQVMAWVSDEPMIYDKLTPLEYLEFVAGLWGCDPSRAERSAYELLASLGLAPHQDERCEGFSKGMRQKVALAGALIHDPRLIILDEPLTGLDAVSARHVKGLLQERVRAGCTVILTTHILEVAERMADRIGVIVSGRLVAEGTLAELRHRNGEGDTSLEDMFVALVDGEAAAA; encoded by the coding sequence ATGGATCAGTTTCAATCCGCACTGGCGGTGCGAGGGTTAACGAAGCGTTTTGACCGGCCTGCGGTCGACGCGCTCGACCTCAACGTGCGTGTCGGCGAATTCTACGCGCTGCTGGGACCGAACGGCGCCGGCAAGACCACCACACTGCGCATGGTGGCCGGCCTGCTGCGGCCGGACGCCGGTTCGATTTCGGTATGGGGCATCGACGCGCTCGGTGATCCCGTCGGCGCCAAGCAGGTCATGGCGTGGGTCTCCGATGAGCCGATGATCTATGACAAGCTGACCCCGCTCGAATACCTTGAATTCGTCGCCGGCCTGTGGGGATGCGATCCATCACGTGCGGAGCGGTCGGCATACGAGTTGCTCGCGTCACTTGGGCTGGCGCCTCATCAGGACGAGCGCTGCGAGGGATTTTCCAAAGGCATGCGCCAGAAGGTGGCGCTTGCCGGAGCGCTGATCCACGATCCTCGCCTGATCATCCTGGACGAACCGCTGACCGGCCTCGACGCCGTCTCGGCCCGCCACGTCAAGGGGCTGCTGCAGGAGCGCGTCCGCGCCGGCTGCACGGTGATCCTGACCACCCACATTCTCGAAGTCGCCGAGCGCATGGCGGACCGGATCGGCGTCATCGTCTCCGGCCGGCTGGTTGCGGAAGGCACGCTCGCCGAGTTGCGGCATCGCAATGGCGAAGGCGACACCAGCCTGGAAGACATGTTCGTGGCGCTGGTCGACGGCGAGGCCGCCGCCGCATGA
- a CDS encoding 2Fe-2S iron-sulfur cluster-binding protein, producing the protein MPSLTFVHPDGRPETLETGNGESAMMAATRHGVDEIVGECGGNAMCATCHVYVDDTWIDRLPAISDDEDALLDGTAAERQSTSRLSCQIKMTPELDGLVLRLPDRQV; encoded by the coding sequence ATGCCAAGCCTGACTTTTGTTCACCCCGACGGCCGCCCCGAGACGCTGGAAACCGGCAACGGCGAAAGCGCGATGATGGCCGCCACCCGCCATGGCGTCGACGAGATCGTCGGCGAATGCGGCGGCAACGCCATGTGCGCGACCTGCCATGTCTATGTCGACGACACCTGGATCGACCGCCTGCCCGCGATCAGCGACGATGAAGACGCCCTGCTCGACGGCACCGCCGCCGAGCGGCAAAGCACCAGCCGGCTGTCCTGCCAGATCAAGATGACGCCCGAGCTCGACGGTCTCGTGCTGCGTCTGCCGGACCGGCAGGTGTGA